The DNA window AACCTCCTGCGAAACGCGCTCGGGGTTCCTGTTTGCCGCATTTTCCGAGCCAGCGGACGAGTCCGTCCGCTTCGAAAATGCTCTAGCTGCCGTTCGGACCGCCGCCGGTGTTGCTGCCGCCGCCCGCGCCGCCCATGCCGCCCGCGCCGACCGCACCGATATTGCCGAAGATTTCGTCGAACAGGCTGCGATGGCGGCCCAGCGTCGGCGTCTTGTCGCCCGACGGCGAGATGCGCGCGACCTGCTCCAGCCCCATCCGGTCCACCGCCGCGACATTGCCCGCCGGATCGAAGCGGACGCGCAGCACGGTCTGTTCCACCGGCTTGGGATTGGAGAAAGCGAGCGAGCGCATCGTGCGCGAGACATAATACCAGTCCTGCTCGCCGAACTGCGACACGAAGCTGGGACGGCCCAGCGTTCCTTCGACCGACGCGCGGTTGTCGATGCCCGGCTGCACCGAATCGACCAGCAGCTTGTCGACCTGATAACCCTGGTGCGTGCGGATGCGGGTGCAGGCGGATGTGCCGAGCAGCATCGCGCTGAGGCCGACGGCGATCAAGAGACGCCCGTGGCGGCTATGGCGGCTGAACTGCGGCATGAATGTCTCCTGCGGGCGCGCCCGCCTGTCCTTTGCGAAACTTGCGATGTCGCCATTGCATCGGGCGACGCAGCGATCAATATGGAATTGCGCGGCTGCCCACAAGGGGCGGCAGGCCGTCCCATGCGCCGCGCCACCTGTATGAACCCTGACGAAAAGTTGTCCGCCATGCCGTCCGCCCCTTCTTTCCTCCAGCGCCTGATAGGTCGCGCCGATCCGCGCGGCGGGCTGCGTCCGCTTTATGAGGCCGTCGTGCGCGAGGGACGGCAGCCCCACTGGTATGTCGAAGGCGCGGTTCCCGACACGATGGACGGGCGGTTCGACATGATCGTCGCAGTCCTGTCGCTCGCGCTCATGCGGCTGGAACAGCAGGGCGCGGCGCAGGAATCGGTGTGGCTGACCGAACTGTTCGTCGACGACATGGACGGCCAGTTGCGGCAGGAAGGAATTGGCGACGTGGTCGTGGGCAAGCATATCGGGCGGATGATGAGCGCGCTGGGCGGACGCATCAGCGCCTATCGTTCCGCGCTGGAGGGCGGCGGGGATTTGCCCGACGCGTTGCGCCGCAACCTCTACCGCGGCGCGCCGGTGGCGCAGGATGCGCTCGACCATGTCGAAGGCGCGCTGCGTAGCCGCTGGACACGGCTCGGCTGCCTGACGCGCGACGCGATGCTGGCGGGAGACATAGGATGACGGGCGCGCCCGAATTTTCCCGCATCGTGAAGGTGGATCAGGTCCGGCGGATGAGCGTCGAGACGCATATCGCGGCCGACGCGGCGGAGCGGGAAGCGCTGGCCCGGCGTTTCGGCCTGTCTTCGCTCGACCGTCTGGAAGCGGACTATGGCCTGACCGAGGAGACGGACGCGATACTGGCGCGCGGGCGTATGCGGGCCGTCCTCGCCCAGCCCTGCGTGGCGACGGGAGAGCCGGTGCCCGAAACCATCTACACCGATTTCGCGCTGCGCTTCGTCGTGGAGACGGGTGACGACCTGCCCGAGGGCGAGGAACTGGAACTCGACGCGCAGGATGTCGACACGATCGGCTATGACGGTCAGGCCATCGACATGGGCGAGGCCATCGCCGAGACGATGGCGCTGGCGATGACGCCCTTTCCCCGCGCCCCGGACGCCGACTCCTATCTGAAAGACGCTGGCGTGCTGAGCGAGGAGCAGGCGAGTCCGTTCGCCGCGCTGCTGGCGCTGAAGGACAAGGGCTGACGGAACCCGACGCCGCGCGCTGCGTCCTTTGGGGATGACGTGGCGGGCGATGACGATGATAATGGCGCTGGCGGCCTGCGATCGGGCGGCGCCCCCGGCGCGTGACGAACCGGGCGGCAATCCGGCCCCGGCGGCTGAAAATTCCGTCGTGGCCCCGGCCCTCCCGCGCCCGGATGCACCCGCACCGCTGATCGGCGAACGGATTGCGCGCGCCGAATGGGCGAAGGCGACGGACGGGGCCGGATGCGCGCCGCTGGCCCTCGTCAGCGATGCGGGCGGCGGGGGCGCCGCGCGGCGGGCGGATTTCAGCGGCGGGTGGGGCGTGGCGTTCGACCGGCCGGGGCTGCGCAGCGCCTATGGCTTTGCAGGACCGGGCATCCTGCCTGGCGACGCAGCATCGGCGGAGATCCAGCGCGCGCGGCTGACCCGGCAATGGCCGCTTATGAAGGACGTCCCGGCTCTGCCCCCGCCCAGCTTCGCCGGATACGGCCTGTCTGGCGCGGAGCCTTATCCGCCCGACAATCCCGAGGGCTACGGCCAGCAGTCGGTCGCCTATCTGCGGGTTGGCGGGCAGACCTGCACCTATAATGTGTGGAGCCGGGTCAGCCGGGCGCATCTGGAATCGCTGCTCGACAATCTGCGGCTGCTGCGCTGACCGACGTTTCCCTTTCGTTCCCGGCTGTGGCATGAAGAAGCGCCATGGAGTCGGCCCCGCGCAAGATCATCCATATCGACATGGACGCATTCTACGCGTCGGTCGAGCAGCGCGACGACCCGGCGCTGCGCGGGCTGCCCATCGCGGTGGGCGGCGGCGGGCCGCGCGGGGTGGTGGCGACCTGTTCCTACGAAGCGCGCAAATATGGCGTGCGGTCCGCCATGCCCGGCGGACGTGCGCGGCGGTTGTGCCCGCAGCTTCTGTTCGTGAAGCCGCGCTTCGACGTGTATCGCGCGGTGTCGCATCAGGTGCGGGAGATTTTCAGCCGGTTCACCGACATCGTCCAGCCGCTTTCGCTCGACGAAGCCTATCTCGACGTGACGGTCAACAAACCGGGCATCGCATCGGCGACGCAGGTCGCGCAGGAGATCAGGCGGATGATCCGCGAGGAAACCGGCCTCACCGCTTCGGCGGGCGTTTCCTACAACAAGCTGATCGCCAAGCTCGCATCGGACCAGAACAAGCCGGACGGCATCTGCGTGGTGCGTCCGCATGAAGGCGCGGCGTTCATCGCTGCGATGCCGGTGCGGCGCATCCATGGCGTCGGGCCGGTGACGGCGCAGCGGATGCAGGCGCTGGGTATAGAGACGGGCGCGGACTTGCGAGCGCGCGACATGGCGTTTCTCCAGGCGCATTTCGGTAGCGCGGCAGGCTATTATTATCGTGCCTCACGGGGTGAGGACGACCGCCCGGTGCGCGAGCGCGAGGGGCGCAAGTCGGTGAGCGTGGAGGATACTTTCTTCGACGACCTGACCGACGGGGCCGCTCTGGCGGCCGAACTGGACCGGATCGCCGTCAATCTGTGGGGCCGGATCGAGAAAGCGGAGGCATGGGGCCGCACCGTGGTGCTCAAGATCAAGTTCGCCGATTTCCGCATCATCACCCGGTCGCGCAGCTTTCCAGCACCGGTGCGGTCGCCGGACCTGCTGGCGCAGACGGGGCAGGACCTTCTGCTGGCGCAACTGCCGCTGCGCATGGGTGCGCGGCTGCTGGGCCTCGGCGTTCACAATCTGGAGAGCGAGGACGCGCCCGAAGAAGCGGGCGCGCAGTTGGCCCTTTCGCTCTAGGCGGTCAGAAAGGCAGCCAGTTCCGCTTTTCGGTGAACTTCATATAGCCCGCATTGACACCCAGCCGGTAACCGACGCCAAGACGGATGGGGATCAGCACTACGTCGCCCCAGCGCAGATAGCTGGCGGTAAAGCCCCCCACCAGATAGGCGGTGCCTTCCGCTGCGGGGAAACGGTGGTAGAGATCCTGCGTGTCGTAGAGATTGTAGACGAGCACGAAGGTGTTGGACGCGTTGCCGCCCACATCGAAGCCGATCGACGGCCCGGTCCAGTAGACCTCCCGCTTGCCCTCGATCTTGTGGGTCAGCGTGCCCGAGCCATAACGCAGCCCCACGACGAAGGCGCCCGATGCCTCCCGCCCGGCGATATAGGCGTTGGGGCGGCCCTGATCCTTCAGGATTTTCTCGATGATACCCGCCAGCCCTTCCGCACCCTTTCCGAATACGCCTTCGGCTGCGCCGATCAGATCGTCCTGCTGGTAGGAATCGCCCGGCGCGATGGCGGCTGGCGGGGAATTCTGCGTGACCGGAGCGCCCGTAGCAGTGGTGGCGCTGCCCGAAGGTGCTGGCTGAGGCGCAGGAGCGGCAGGCTCGCGGCGGACGGTGGGATCGACGCCCGGATCAGTGGGCGCAGAACGTGCCGGGGGCGGCGGCGCGAGATCGGCGTCGATGGCGGTGTTGGGATCGACAGTGCGCACCTGCGCGCCCGCTAGCGGGCTGAAGGCAAGGCCCGCCAGCGCGCCTGCCCAGAGTGCCGCCCGCGCCATATGCGACCCCGCGCGCCCGGTGATGCCCATCATTGTCGTTACTCCCCGCAAAGCCCGCTTCGTCATTCCTGCGCCGCAGAATAGCGGGAAGGAAGCTGAAACCGCAATGAACGAAAGCCGATCCGAGTCGCGATTGCGCCGGTCCGATGTTTTTGCCGTCGAGGCCGCCCATGAAAAATCGCATTGCAGGACCGTTGCCATGCCGCAAAGCCCCCGCTATAGCCGCGCCCTAGCCACTGTCCGCTTGCGGGCAAATCCGTGCGGAGACGTGGGTGAGTGGCTGAAACCAGCGGTTTGCTAAACCGTCGTAGCCTTAAGGGGCTACCGAGGGTTCGAATCCCTCCGTCTCCGCCACCTTTTTCCGTAGTCCTCTGATTTTCCGGTTACGCAGGTGGCGCGAACCGTTGCGACAGGCTGTGGTAGAGCCGGTCCTTGCACACCAGTTGCGCGGCGAAATCGGCGATCAGGGCGGTCGCGAGCAGAGGCAGGAGCAGGCCTCGGCTGGCGGTCGTTTCCGATATGATGATGACGGCGGTAAGCGGTGCGCGCACCACCCCGGTGAAATAGCCGATCATGCCCAGCAGAACGATCGCGCCGGGCGGATAGGAGGGGAAGATGCTGCGCAGCATGTCGCCAACGCCCGCTCCCACCGATAGCGATGGGGCGAAGATGCCGCCGGGCAGTCCCGAAACCGCCGTCGCCAGCGTGGCGGCGAACTTTGCGCCGCCAAACCAGAAGGGCACGTCCGATCCGGCGATCATCGCGTTCGCGGTCTGATAGCCCGTGCCCCATGTGAGGCCGGTGAAAACGCCCAGCAGCGCCACCACCAGCCCGCAACATCCGGCGAAACGCACGGGCCTCGCCCGCAGCCATGCAATAGGCGACCATGTCGCGCGTCCCGCAGCCAGCATCGCGCGCGAGAATGAGCCGCCCGCCAGACCGCCCAATATACCAGCGACAGGGGCTGCGACTATTGCCTCGCGTACCCCCAGGGTCTGATGCATCACGCCGAAATAGACATAGTCCCCCGCAACGCCGAGGCTGACCATGCCCGCGATCAGCACCGCCGCCATCACCAGCAGCGTCATACGCTGTTCATAAGCGGCGGCCAGTTCCTCGATGGCGAAGGCGACGCCGGCGAGAGGGGTATTGAACGCCGCCGCCACGCCCGCCGCACCGCCTGCAATATAGACGGAGGCGCGTAACGGGATACCCATCAGCCGGTGAGCATAGGCCATGATCGCTGCGGAGACCTGAACCGTTGGACCTTCCCGTCCGACCGAGGCGCCCAGCAACAGAGCCGACAAGGTGAGCGCGAGCTTGACGATCACGGTCTTCGCCGACACGAGGCGATCAAGTCCTGAAACGGGATCGCGCGAAGCCGCCATCACCTGCGGAATACCTGACCCGGCTGCGGCAGGAGCGATCCTGCGCGTCAGCCATACAAGACCGGCAAAGCCGATCGGCGTCACGGCGAGGGGCGCCCACCACCAGCGGCGCGCGAAACGCAGAAACAGCTCCCCCGCCTCGTCCGCCAGCCGCGCGAACAGGAGAGCGACGAGGCCGACGAGAATCGCGCCGCCCAAAATCGCGATCCGCCGCCGCCACACCAGCGCCTGCGGACCGTGGCGGCGCAGCAGGACGCGAAAGCGGTCGAATTTGTGCGGAGAGGCTCGCATCATCATCCTTCCTGGGATGCGCCGACTTCGCTCATCACGGGAGACGAGCAGATATCGCGCGCCCTTCCCCCTAACGCACCGGGACCGCAGATGAAACCTCGCCGCTGCAAGGCCGGGGGTTACAAAAGCGTCAATGGCAACCGATCCGCGCAGATGTTAGAGCGGTTCCCCAAGACATGAGAAAAGGCCGGTTCTGACCAGCGATGATGCGATCTTCCTTCGGCACATTTCGTGGACTCGTACGGCTGGCGCTGTCCTACCCGCAGACCGCTTGGGGTCTGGCGGCCCTGTCCCCGGCCGAGCCGGAGGCGGTGCGGCGGCTCGTGTTCGTGTGTCAGGGGAATATCTGCCGCAGCGCCTTTGCCGACGCGGTGGCGCAGGCAGAGGGGATGGAAAGCGCGTCCTTCGGTCTGTCGACGGACACGGGTCGCCCCGCGCACGGTCCTGCAATCGTCGCGGCCCGCACGCTGGGCTATGAGATGGAGGGTCATAGCGCGGTCGATCGCATGGATTTCGAACCGTGCGAAGGCGATCTTCTGCTGGCGATGGAGGTGCGGCAGATGCACCGGCTGGCGGCGGACCCGCGCCTTGGCCACCTGCCGCGCCAGCTCCTGGGCCACTGGGCGCAGCCGCGACTGCCGCATCTGCACGATCCCTACGGTCTCGACGACCGCTACATGGCGACATGCCTCGCGCGGATCGAACGGGCGGTGAAGCGGCTTATCCGCGACTATCCCGGCGCACGGCTTTCCTGACCATCTGCACGATGTCGCGCAGAAACGGCCGGGGATCAGACAGGGCGAAGACATAGTAGCGGCTGCGCGGATCGAGGAAGCCCAGCAGATAGGCGGCGAGATCGGCGAGCGGCGTCAGGCGGAAGAAGGGATCGCCGATGCGGTCGGGCGTCAGCAGCACGCGCGCCAGACGCTTTGTTTCGGGCACCATATAGCGGGCGCGGACGCCTTCGCGCGGAGAAGGCGCGGCATCCTTCTGACCGAGCACGGCGCGGCGATAGGCTTCCCACGCGAAATGCGCGCCGCTATGATGGGCGAGCGGCAGGCTTCCCCAGAAGCGGCCATTGACTTCCATCAGCCAGTAACGGCCGGTGTCCGGCTCATGCCGATATTCGACCATCGCCGGACCGCTCCAGTCGAGCGCGCGCAGCAGTTTTTCGGACAGGTCCATCTGCGCGGTATGATCGCCTTTCGGCTCGTCACGGCACAGCGTCGATACGCCGCCTTCGGGCGGCCATTCGTGCAGGCGGCGGTGCTGGAACCGCAGGGTGGCGTGCCCTTCGGCCATGAACAGCATCTGGCCCAGCCCGACACCGCCGCAATATTGCTGGATAAGCGGCCAGCGCCCGATCGGAGCATAGCGGTCGAGCAGCGCCAGCAGTTCGCGCGGCGTGTGGACATAGCCGGTCTTGACCCATTCCAGACCCGCACGCTCCAGATCGGCCATGACTTCGGGGGGGTTGGCCCATTTGGCGACGAGCGGATAGCGCATCGCCTCTGCGCGGGCGGCGAAATCTTCGCCAGCCTGCGGTTGCCAGGTCTGGGGAACGAGCAGGCCGATGCGCTGCGCGATGTCGAGCGTGCGGCGCTTGTCGATGACGCTGGCGAGCGGCTCGGCCCGGGGGACGAGGATGTGGCAATCGCCGATGCGGGGCGGCAGCGCGGACAGAGCGAGGAGATCGCCCTCGGAAATCGCCAGCACCGCCCGTGCGCCGGTGCGGGCGATGAGGTCGGGCAGCCAGTCCGCCGGATCGCCCTGCGGCCGCAGCGACCAGTCGCGGCAGTGTCGCGAGGCGAGCGCGATCGAATCGGGCGAGCGCGCGACGCCATGGACCGGCACGCCATGCGCGCCCAGCTCGCGCACGACGGTGAGCGCGATGGCGTTTTCCATGCCGATTAGGATTGCGACGGGATGCTGGCTCACTCAGGCACCAGCCGGTGTTCGTAACGCCATGTCGCCCATGCCTGCTGCGCCTGCCGCATCGCGGTGCGGAGCGCGTTCGGCGCGGCGCGGGTGAGCGGGCGCGCAGGCAGGTTCGCCAGTTGCGGATCGAGATCGGCAAAGCCCGCGCCGGTAACGCCGGGAAGCGCAGATGCGCTGCGGCACAGGCTTTCGAACCGGTTCATCACCGCACGATTGGGCCGCCGCCGGTCGCGCGAGAGCATTTCGAAACTGTGCGTCACGACGACATAGGCGGGATGCCGCTCCGCTATTGCGTGGGCAAGGCCCGCGCGCATC is part of the Sphingobium amiense genome and encodes:
- a CDS encoding outer membrane protein assembly factor BamE; amino-acid sequence: MPQFSRHSRHGRLLIAVGLSAMLLGTSACTRIRTHQGYQVDKLLVDSVQPGIDNRASVEGTLGRPSFVSQFGEQDWYYVSRTMRSLAFSNPKPVEQTVLRVRFDPAGNVAAVDRMGLEQVARISPSGDKTPTLGRHRSLFDEIFGNIGAVGAGGMGGAGGGSNTGGGPNGS
- a CDS encoding ubiquinol-cytochrome C chaperone family protein, giving the protein MRRATCMNPDEKLSAMPSAPSFLQRLIGRADPRGGLRPLYEAVVREGRQPHWYVEGAVPDTMDGRFDMIVAVLSLALMRLEQQGAAQESVWLTELFVDDMDGQLRQEGIGDVVVGKHIGRMMSALGGRISAYRSALEGGGDLPDALRRNLYRGAPVAQDALDHVEGALRSRWTRLGCLTRDAMLAGDIG
- a CDS encoding DUF177 domain-containing protein, whose protein sequence is MTGAPEFSRIVKVDQVRRMSVETHIAADAAEREALARRFGLSSLDRLEADYGLTEETDAILARGRMRAVLAQPCVATGEPVPETIYTDFALRFVVETGDDLPEGEELELDAQDVDTIGYDGQAIDMGEAIAETMALAMTPFPRAPDADSYLKDAGVLSEEQASPFAALLALKDKG
- the dinB gene encoding DNA polymerase IV, which translates into the protein MESAPRKIIHIDMDAFYASVEQRDDPALRGLPIAVGGGGPRGVVATCSYEARKYGVRSAMPGGRARRLCPQLLFVKPRFDVYRAVSHQVREIFSRFTDIVQPLSLDEAYLDVTVNKPGIASATQVAQEIRRMIREETGLTASAGVSYNKLIAKLASDQNKPDGICVVRPHEGAAFIAAMPVRRIHGVGPVTAQRMQALGIETGADLRARDMAFLQAHFGSAAGYYYRASRGEDDRPVREREGRKSVSVEDTFFDDLTDGAALAAELDRIAVNLWGRIEKAEAWGRTVVLKIKFADFRIITRSRSFPAPVRSPDLLAQTGQDLLLAQLPLRMGARLLGLGVHNLESEDAPEEAGAQLALSL
- a CDS encoding DUF1134 domain-containing protein, translated to MMGITGRAGSHMARAALWAGALAGLAFSPLAGAQVRTVDPNTAIDADLAPPPPARSAPTDPGVDPTVRREPAAPAPQPAPSGSATTATGAPVTQNSPPAAIAPGDSYQQDDLIGAAEGVFGKGAEGLAGIIEKILKDQGRPNAYIAGREASGAFVVGLRYGSGTLTHKIEGKREVYWTGPSIGFDVGGNASNTFVLVYNLYDTQDLYHRFPAAEGTAYLVGGFTASYLRWGDVVLIPIRLGVGYRLGVNAGYMKFTEKRNWLPF
- a CDS encoding chloride channel protein; its protein translation is MMRASPHKFDRFRVLLRRHGPQALVWRRRIAILGGAILVGLVALLFARLADEAGELFLRFARRWWWAPLAVTPIGFAGLVWLTRRIAPAAAGSGIPQVMAASRDPVSGLDRLVSAKTVIVKLALTLSALLLGASVGREGPTVQVSAAIMAYAHRLMGIPLRASVYIAGGAAGVAAAFNTPLAGVAFAIEELAAAYEQRMTLLVMAAVLIAGMVSLGVAGDYVYFGVMHQTLGVREAIVAAPVAGILGGLAGGSFSRAMLAAGRATWSPIAWLRARPVRFAGCCGLVVALLGVFTGLTWGTGYQTANAMIAGSDVPFWFGGAKFAATLATAVSGLPGGIFAPSLSVGAGVGDMLRSIFPSYPPGAIVLLGMIGYFTGVVRAPLTAVIIISETTASRGLLLPLLATALIADFAAQLVCKDRLYHSLSQRFAPPA
- a CDS encoding arsenate reductase/protein-tyrosine-phosphatase family protein, producing the protein MMRSSFGTFRGLVRLALSYPQTAWGLAALSPAEPEAVRRLVFVCQGNICRSAFADAVAQAEGMESASFGLSTDTGRPAHGPAIVAARTLGYEMEGHSAVDRMDFEPCEGDLLLAMEVRQMHRLAADPRLGHLPRQLLGHWAQPRLPHLHDPYGLDDRYMATCLARIERAVKRLIRDYPGARLS
- a CDS encoding carboxylate--amine ligase, which translates into the protein MSQHPVAILIGMENAIALTVVRELGAHGVPVHGVARSPDSIALASRHCRDWSLRPQGDPADWLPDLIARTGARAVLAISEGDLLALSALPPRIGDCHILVPRAEPLASVIDKRRTLDIAQRIGLLVPQTWQPQAGEDFAARAEAMRYPLVAKWANPPEVMADLERAGLEWVKTGYVHTPRELLALLDRYAPIGRWPLIQQYCGGVGLGQMLFMAEGHATLRFQHRRLHEWPPEGGVSTLCRDEPKGDHTAQMDLSEKLLRALDWSGPAMVEYRHEPDTGRYWLMEVNGRFWGSLPLAHHSGAHFAWEAYRRAVLGQKDAAPSPREGVRARYMVPETKRLARVLLTPDRIGDPFFRLTPLADLAAYLLGFLDPRSRYYVFALSDPRPFLRDIVQMVRKAVRRDSRG